A stretch of the Plodia interpunctella isolate USDA-ARS_2022_Savannah chromosome Z, ilPloInte3.2, whole genome shotgun sequence genome encodes the following:
- the roq gene encoding roquin-1 isoform X4, with the protein MPIQAPQWTDYLNCPVCCREFGPPPRSPISLGCGHTLCRHCLKHLHRKQCPFDQTVIQVDLEELVVNTALLQLAGYPPPAQPYHPPSIQALSEAERQAYDVIVRSMEHLAVYLKFCGNANNSTGSRLSRPMQRKLVTLLQCAVTDEEGRGRAARAARSLGERTVTELILQHQNPQQLSANLWAAVRARGCQFLGPAMQEEVLKLVLLALEDGSALSRKVLVMFVVQRLEPHFPQASKTSIGHVVQLLYRASCFKVSKRECDSSLMQLKEEFRTYESLRREHDAQIVQIATEAGLRIAPDQWSALLYGDTTHKSHMQSIIDKLQTPQSFAQSVQELFIALQRTGDPAQLGIMSRHLDRLASIDASPDAKSPQWKQLADVMDSLKEVVSGLIHYLQQQSCRDANHNQKERAEPSNQPSPQTAASTPTHTKYKVSMCRDAATRSFCPRGNTCTFAHSEEELERYRAIPAANQTNGNYPFMPPLPATMPLPPAMTQLPLPPPTMFPRFPMPPHHLDNYNVPPMPTLPTQPLPDMLPKEYPPDTSHTVDGVITPSNYPTPLIHNAQININQNGIMIPVAERPFYGRYNKMVVDASLPKLGWTQCPVYPVQGYQIENMPQNLFVPVKHEPQRNASPYSNVHSAPSEDYLLSDYRIKPSFPAVPPERRADWPPNSNDMFNVSGDRLAVGADRLIAMTDRLSVSDVRADDELEKELQALERRIDTEFKSTD; encoded by the exons ATGCCAATCCAGGCGCCTCAGTGGACGGACTACCTAAACTGTCCGGTTTGCTGCCGAGAGTTCGGGCCGCCGCCCCGGAGCCCCATCAGTCTCGGCTGCGGCCACACCTTGTGTAGACACTGCCTCAAACATCTTCACAGGAAACAATGTCCGTTCGACCAA ACCGTGATCCAGGTTGACTTAGAAGAGCTGGTGGTGAACACTGCGCTGCTCCAGTTGGCGGGGTACCCTCCCCCCGCGCAGCCCTACCACCCCCCGAGCATCCAGGCGCTGTCGGAGGCGGAGCGACAAGCGTATGACGTCATCGTGCGCAGTATGGAACATTTGGCAGTCTACCTCAAGTTTTGTGGCAATG CGAATAACAGTACGGGTAGTCGTCTGTCTCGGCCGATGCAACGGAAGCTTGTGACGCTGTTGCAATGTGCTGTGACGGACGAGGAGGGGCGGGGGCGGGCGGCGAGGGCGGCCCGTTCTCTAGGGGAGAGGACCGTCACAGAACTAATACTGCAGCACCAG AACCCACAGCAGCTGAGCGCCAACCTGTGGGCGGCGGTGCGCGCGCGCGGCTGCCAGTTTCTGGGCCCCGCGATGCAGGAGGAGGTCCTCAAACTGGTGTTGTTAGCGCTCGAGGACGGCTCCGCCCTCTCTAGAAAG GTTTTAGTGATGTTTGTAGTCCAAAGATTAGAGCCTCACTTCCCGCAGGCTTCCAAAACTAGTATAGGTCACGTTGTCCAGCTCTTGTACAGAGCTTCTTGTTTTAAg GTTTCAAAACGCGAGTGCGACTCATCGCTAATGCAGTTGAAAGAGGAGTTTCGCACATACGAGTCACTGAGGCGAGAACACGACGCCCAAATAGTCCAAATAGCAACCGAAGCCGGTCTGAGAATAGCCCCCGATCAATGGAGCGCGTTGTTGTACGGTGATACGACGCACAAGAGCCACATGCAGAGTATAATAGACAAGTTGCAGACGCCACAAAGTTTCGCGCAGTCAGTTCAGGAGTTGTTCATAGCGCTGCAGAGGACTGGGGACCCAGCCCAGCTGGGGATCATGAGCAGACATTTGGATAGGCTTGCCAGCATCGACGCAAGTCCAG ACGCAAAGAGTCCCCAGTGGAAGCAGTTGGCGGACGTGATGGATTCCCTGAAGGAGGTGGTCTCCGGGCTCATACACTATCTGCAGCAACAGAGCTGCCGGGACGCCAACCACAACCAGAAGGAACGCGCGGAGCCATCTA ACCAGCCGTCGCCGCAGACTGCGGCGTCGACGCCCACCCACACCAAATATAAGGTGTCGATGTGTCGCGACGCGGCCACGCGGTCCTTCTGCCCCCGAGGCAACACCTGCACCTTCGCGCATTCGGAGGAGGAACTCGAGAG GTACAGAGCTATCCCGGCCGCGAACCAGACAAACGGCAACTACCCGTTCATGCCGCCGCTGCCGGCGACCATGCCGCTGCCGCCCGCCATGACGCAGCTGCCGCTGCCGCCCCCCACCATGTTTCCCAGATTTCCCATGCCCCCCCACCATTTGGACAACTACAATGTGCCAC CCATGCCGACGTTGCCGACACAGCCGCTGCCCGACATGCTGCCCAAAGAGTACCCGCCGGACACGTCTCACACTGTCGATGGCGTCATTACTCCTAG CAACTACCCGACGCCCCTCATACACAACGCGCAAATTAACATTAACCAGAACGGTATAATGATACCGGTCGCAGAGCGCCCGTTCTACGGGCGATATAACAAAATGGTGGTCGACGCGAGCTTGCCAAAGCTGGGCTGGACGCAGTGCCCCGTGTACCCCGTGCAGGGCTACCAGATAGAGAATATGCCGCAGAACCTTTTCGTGCCCGTCAAACATGAACCACAGAGGAACGCTAGCCCATACTCTAACGTGCATT CGGCACCTTCCGAAGACTACCTCCTGTCAGACTACCGGATAAAACCGAGTTTCCCCGCGGTGCCGCCGGAGCGCAGAGCTGACTGGCCGCCCAATAGTAACGAC
- the roq gene encoding roquin-1 isoform X2, which translates to MPIQAPQWTDYLNCPVCCREFGPPPRSPISLGCGHTLCRHCLKHLHRKQCPFDQTVIQVDLEELVVNTALLQLAGYPPPAQPYHPPSIQALSEAERQAYDVIVRSMEHLAVYLKFCGNANNSTGSRLSRPMQRKLVTLLQCAVTDEEGRGRAARAARSLGERTVTELILQHQNPQQLSANLWAAVRARGCQFLGPAMQEEVLKLVLLALEDGSALSRKVLVMFVVQRLEPHFPQASKTSIGHVVQLLYRASCFKVSKRECDSSLMQLKEEFRTYESLRREHDAQIVQIATEAGLRIAPDQWSALLYGDTTHKSHMQSIIDKLQTPQSFAQSVQELFIALQRTGDPAQLGIMSRHLDRLASIDASPDAKSPQWKQLADVMDSLKEVVSGLIHYLQQQSCRDANHNQKERAEPSNQPSPQTAASTPTHTKYKVSMCRDAATRSFCPRGNTCTFAHSEEELERYRAIPAANQTNGNYPFMPPLPATMPLPPAMTQLPLPPPTMFPRFPMPPHHLDNYNVPPMPTLPTQPLPDMLPKEYPPDTSHTVDGVITPSNYPTPLIHNAQININQNGIMIPVAERPFYGRYNKMVVDASLPKLGWTQCPVYPVQGYQIENMPQNLFVPVKHEPQRNASPYSNVHSAPSEDYLLSDYRIKPSFPAVPPERRADWPPNSNDIFSMRHTVPHCSSTSEDMFNVSGDRLAVGADRLIAMTDRLSVSDVRADDELEKELQALERRIDTEFKSTD; encoded by the exons ATGCCAATCCAGGCGCCTCAGTGGACGGACTACCTAAACTGTCCGGTTTGCTGCCGAGAGTTCGGGCCGCCGCCCCGGAGCCCCATCAGTCTCGGCTGCGGCCACACCTTGTGTAGACACTGCCTCAAACATCTTCACAGGAAACAATGTCCGTTCGACCAA ACCGTGATCCAGGTTGACTTAGAAGAGCTGGTGGTGAACACTGCGCTGCTCCAGTTGGCGGGGTACCCTCCCCCCGCGCAGCCCTACCACCCCCCGAGCATCCAGGCGCTGTCGGAGGCGGAGCGACAAGCGTATGACGTCATCGTGCGCAGTATGGAACATTTGGCAGTCTACCTCAAGTTTTGTGGCAATG CGAATAACAGTACGGGTAGTCGTCTGTCTCGGCCGATGCAACGGAAGCTTGTGACGCTGTTGCAATGTGCTGTGACGGACGAGGAGGGGCGGGGGCGGGCGGCGAGGGCGGCCCGTTCTCTAGGGGAGAGGACCGTCACAGAACTAATACTGCAGCACCAG AACCCACAGCAGCTGAGCGCCAACCTGTGGGCGGCGGTGCGCGCGCGCGGCTGCCAGTTTCTGGGCCCCGCGATGCAGGAGGAGGTCCTCAAACTGGTGTTGTTAGCGCTCGAGGACGGCTCCGCCCTCTCTAGAAAG GTTTTAGTGATGTTTGTAGTCCAAAGATTAGAGCCTCACTTCCCGCAGGCTTCCAAAACTAGTATAGGTCACGTTGTCCAGCTCTTGTACAGAGCTTCTTGTTTTAAg GTTTCAAAACGCGAGTGCGACTCATCGCTAATGCAGTTGAAAGAGGAGTTTCGCACATACGAGTCACTGAGGCGAGAACACGACGCCCAAATAGTCCAAATAGCAACCGAAGCCGGTCTGAGAATAGCCCCCGATCAATGGAGCGCGTTGTTGTACGGTGATACGACGCACAAGAGCCACATGCAGAGTATAATAGACAAGTTGCAGACGCCACAAAGTTTCGCGCAGTCAGTTCAGGAGTTGTTCATAGCGCTGCAGAGGACTGGGGACCCAGCCCAGCTGGGGATCATGAGCAGACATTTGGATAGGCTTGCCAGCATCGACGCAAGTCCAG ACGCAAAGAGTCCCCAGTGGAAGCAGTTGGCGGACGTGATGGATTCCCTGAAGGAGGTGGTCTCCGGGCTCATACACTATCTGCAGCAACAGAGCTGCCGGGACGCCAACCACAACCAGAAGGAACGCGCGGAGCCATCTA ACCAGCCGTCGCCGCAGACTGCGGCGTCGACGCCCACCCACACCAAATATAAGGTGTCGATGTGTCGCGACGCGGCCACGCGGTCCTTCTGCCCCCGAGGCAACACCTGCACCTTCGCGCATTCGGAGGAGGAACTCGAGAG GTACAGAGCTATCCCGGCCGCGAACCAGACAAACGGCAACTACCCGTTCATGCCGCCGCTGCCGGCGACCATGCCGCTGCCGCCCGCCATGACGCAGCTGCCGCTGCCGCCCCCCACCATGTTTCCCAGATTTCCCATGCCCCCCCACCATTTGGACAACTACAATGTGCCAC CCATGCCGACGTTGCCGACACAGCCGCTGCCCGACATGCTGCCCAAAGAGTACCCGCCGGACACGTCTCACACTGTCGATGGCGTCATTACTCCTAG CAACTACCCGACGCCCCTCATACACAACGCGCAAATTAACATTAACCAGAACGGTATAATGATACCGGTCGCAGAGCGCCCGTTCTACGGGCGATATAACAAAATGGTGGTCGACGCGAGCTTGCCAAAGCTGGGCTGGACGCAGTGCCCCGTGTACCCCGTGCAGGGCTACCAGATAGAGAATATGCCGCAGAACCTTTTCGTGCCCGTCAAACATGAACCACAGAGGAACGCTAGCCCATACTCTAACGTGCATT CGGCACCTTCCGAAGACTACCTCCTGTCAGACTACCGGATAAAACCGAGTTTCCCCGCGGTGCCGCCGGAGCGCAGAGCTGACTGGCCGCCCAATAGTAACGAC atattttcaaTGAGGCACACTGTACCGCATTGCTCGTCAACCTCCGAGGAT
- the roq gene encoding roquin-1 isoform X3, protein MPIQAPQWTDYLNCPVCCREFGPPPRSPISLGCGHTLCRHCLKHLHRKQCPFDQTVIQVDLEELVVNTALLQLAGYPPPAQPYHPPSIQALSEAERQAYDVIVRSMEHLAVYLKFCGNANNSTGSRLSRPMQRKLVTLLQCAVTDEEGRGRAARAARSLGERTVTELILQHQNPQQLSANLWAAVRARGCQFLGPAMQEEVLKLVLLALEDGSALSRKVLVMFVVQRLEPHFPQASKTSIGHVVQLLYRASCFKVSKRECDSSLMQLKEEFRTYESLRREHDAQIVQIATEAGLRIAPDQWSALLYGDTTHKSHMQSIIDKLQTPQSFAQSVQELFIALQRTGDPAQLGIMSRHLDRLASIDASPDAKSPQWKQLADVMDSLKEVVSGLIHYLQQQSCRDANHNQKERAEPSNQPSPQTAASTPTHTKYKVSMCRDAATRSFCPRGNTCTFAHSEEELERYRAIPAANQTNGNYPFMPPLPATMPLPPAMTQLPLPPPTMFPRFPMPPHHLDNYNVPPMPTLPTQPLPDMLPKEYPPDTSHTVDGVITPSNYPTPLIHNAQININQNGIMIPVAERPFYGRYNKMVVDASLPKLGWTQCPVYPVQGYQIENMPQNLFVPVKHEPQRNASPYSNVHSAPSEDYLLSDYRIKPSFPAVPPERRADWPPNSNDMFNVSGDRLAVGADRLIAMTDRLSVSDVRADDQELEKELQALERRIDTEFKSTD, encoded by the exons ATGCCAATCCAGGCGCCTCAGTGGACGGACTACCTAAACTGTCCGGTTTGCTGCCGAGAGTTCGGGCCGCCGCCCCGGAGCCCCATCAGTCTCGGCTGCGGCCACACCTTGTGTAGACACTGCCTCAAACATCTTCACAGGAAACAATGTCCGTTCGACCAA ACCGTGATCCAGGTTGACTTAGAAGAGCTGGTGGTGAACACTGCGCTGCTCCAGTTGGCGGGGTACCCTCCCCCCGCGCAGCCCTACCACCCCCCGAGCATCCAGGCGCTGTCGGAGGCGGAGCGACAAGCGTATGACGTCATCGTGCGCAGTATGGAACATTTGGCAGTCTACCTCAAGTTTTGTGGCAATG CGAATAACAGTACGGGTAGTCGTCTGTCTCGGCCGATGCAACGGAAGCTTGTGACGCTGTTGCAATGTGCTGTGACGGACGAGGAGGGGCGGGGGCGGGCGGCGAGGGCGGCCCGTTCTCTAGGGGAGAGGACCGTCACAGAACTAATACTGCAGCACCAG AACCCACAGCAGCTGAGCGCCAACCTGTGGGCGGCGGTGCGCGCGCGCGGCTGCCAGTTTCTGGGCCCCGCGATGCAGGAGGAGGTCCTCAAACTGGTGTTGTTAGCGCTCGAGGACGGCTCCGCCCTCTCTAGAAAG GTTTTAGTGATGTTTGTAGTCCAAAGATTAGAGCCTCACTTCCCGCAGGCTTCCAAAACTAGTATAGGTCACGTTGTCCAGCTCTTGTACAGAGCTTCTTGTTTTAAg GTTTCAAAACGCGAGTGCGACTCATCGCTAATGCAGTTGAAAGAGGAGTTTCGCACATACGAGTCACTGAGGCGAGAACACGACGCCCAAATAGTCCAAATAGCAACCGAAGCCGGTCTGAGAATAGCCCCCGATCAATGGAGCGCGTTGTTGTACGGTGATACGACGCACAAGAGCCACATGCAGAGTATAATAGACAAGTTGCAGACGCCACAAAGTTTCGCGCAGTCAGTTCAGGAGTTGTTCATAGCGCTGCAGAGGACTGGGGACCCAGCCCAGCTGGGGATCATGAGCAGACATTTGGATAGGCTTGCCAGCATCGACGCAAGTCCAG ACGCAAAGAGTCCCCAGTGGAAGCAGTTGGCGGACGTGATGGATTCCCTGAAGGAGGTGGTCTCCGGGCTCATACACTATCTGCAGCAACAGAGCTGCCGGGACGCCAACCACAACCAGAAGGAACGCGCGGAGCCATCTA ACCAGCCGTCGCCGCAGACTGCGGCGTCGACGCCCACCCACACCAAATATAAGGTGTCGATGTGTCGCGACGCGGCCACGCGGTCCTTCTGCCCCCGAGGCAACACCTGCACCTTCGCGCATTCGGAGGAGGAACTCGAGAG GTACAGAGCTATCCCGGCCGCGAACCAGACAAACGGCAACTACCCGTTCATGCCGCCGCTGCCGGCGACCATGCCGCTGCCGCCCGCCATGACGCAGCTGCCGCTGCCGCCCCCCACCATGTTTCCCAGATTTCCCATGCCCCCCCACCATTTGGACAACTACAATGTGCCAC CCATGCCGACGTTGCCGACACAGCCGCTGCCCGACATGCTGCCCAAAGAGTACCCGCCGGACACGTCTCACACTGTCGATGGCGTCATTACTCCTAG CAACTACCCGACGCCCCTCATACACAACGCGCAAATTAACATTAACCAGAACGGTATAATGATACCGGTCGCAGAGCGCCCGTTCTACGGGCGATATAACAAAATGGTGGTCGACGCGAGCTTGCCAAAGCTGGGCTGGACGCAGTGCCCCGTGTACCCCGTGCAGGGCTACCAGATAGAGAATATGCCGCAGAACCTTTTCGTGCCCGTCAAACATGAACCACAGAGGAACGCTAGCCCATACTCTAACGTGCATT CGGCACCTTCCGAAGACTACCTCCTGTCAGACTACCGGATAAAACCGAGTTTCCCCGCGGTGCCGCCGGAGCGCAGAGCTGACTGGCCGCCCAATAGTAACGAC
- the LOC128683373 gene encoding uncharacterized protein LOC128683373: MTESDSYSSLKALAASHLSKTCVQNDDPVSSTKRIPIPSLNGVQKGLSDTRLSFSLGRLPGLPLPPFSLSESPIRNVLEEQLTNRFRAQEQRRKEVENMQLAESMKKLKVEEDFEIDLRTALEDGIRAKQLGPGPPKPIEEVLSSSSSFESLFEPKFINCDEEQELPTESPEPVLPCVTDMSYILNQKVKKGKCSAFGKVLTSRLRPVAAPYLRENISSKIVRFDFNTKSPCDCIKEKLRKPTMYAAHTFDINNFV; encoded by the coding sequence ATGACAGAATCGGATTCTTATTCTTCACTAAAGGCATTGGCGGCAAGCCACTTGTCCAAGACATGCGTGCAGAATGATGATCCAGTTAGTTCTACCAAGCGTATTCCTATACCTAGCCTCAATGGTGTTCAAAAAGGTTTGTCTGATACGAGACTATCCTTCTCGCTAGGAAGATTGCCTGGCTTACCATTACCTCCTTTTAGTTTAAGTGAAAGCCCCATCAGAAATGTTCTTGAAGAGCAGTTGACAAATAGGTTCAGAGCACAAGAacaaagaaggaaagaagtgGAAAATATGCAACTAGCTGAATCCATGAAAAAACTTAAAGTTGAGGAggattttgaaattgatttgAGAACAGCTTTAGAAGATGGAATTCGTGCCAAACAATTAGGTCCTGGACCACCCAAACCCATAGAAGAGGTACTAAGTAGTAGTAGTTCCTTTGAATCACTATTCGAGCCAAAGTTTATCAATTGTGATGAAGAGCAAGAGCTACCTACAGAATCCCCGGAGCCTGTTTTGCCCTGTGTTACAGACATGTCTTATATTCTTAATCAAAAAGTAAAGAAAGGCAAATGTTCCGCTTTTGGAAAAGTCTTGACATCCCGACTGAGACCAGTCGCTGCTCCATATCTGAGAGAAAATATAAGCTCTAAAATTGTGAGATTTGATTTCAACACAAAATCTCCTTGTGATTGTATTAAAGAGAAGTTACGGAAACCTACTATGTATGCTGCACACACATttgacattaataattttgtgtga
- the roq gene encoding roquin-1 isoform X1: MPIQAPQWTDYLNCPVCCREFGPPPRSPISLGCGHTLCRHCLKHLHRKQCPFDQTVIQVDLEELVVNTALLQLAGYPPPAQPYHPPSIQALSEAERQAYDVIVRSMEHLAVYLKFCGNANNSTGSRLSRPMQRKLVTLLQCAVTDEEGRGRAARAARSLGERTVTELILQHQNPQQLSANLWAAVRARGCQFLGPAMQEEVLKLVLLALEDGSALSRKVLVMFVVQRLEPHFPQASKTSIGHVVQLLYRASCFKVSKRECDSSLMQLKEEFRTYESLRREHDAQIVQIATEAGLRIAPDQWSALLYGDTTHKSHMQSIIDKLQTPQSFAQSVQELFIALQRTGDPAQLGIMSRHLDRLASIDASPDAKSPQWKQLADVMDSLKEVVSGLIHYLQQQSCRDANHNQKERAEPSNQPSPQTAASTPTHTKYKVSMCRDAATRSFCPRGNTCTFAHSEEELERYRAIPAANQTNGNYPFMPPLPATMPLPPAMTQLPLPPPTMFPRFPMPPHHLDNYNVPPMPTLPTQPLPDMLPKEYPPDTSHTVDGVITPSNYPTPLIHNAQININQNGIMIPVAERPFYGRYNKMVVDASLPKLGWTQCPVYPVQGYQIENMPQNLFVPVKHEPQRNASPYSNVHSAPSEDYLLSDYRIKPSFPAVPPERRADWPPNSNDIFSMRHTVPHCSSTSEDMFNVSGDRLAVGADRLIAMTDRLSVSDVRADDQELEKELQALERRIDTEFKSTD; this comes from the exons ATGCCAATCCAGGCGCCTCAGTGGACGGACTACCTAAACTGTCCGGTTTGCTGCCGAGAGTTCGGGCCGCCGCCCCGGAGCCCCATCAGTCTCGGCTGCGGCCACACCTTGTGTAGACACTGCCTCAAACATCTTCACAGGAAACAATGTCCGTTCGACCAA ACCGTGATCCAGGTTGACTTAGAAGAGCTGGTGGTGAACACTGCGCTGCTCCAGTTGGCGGGGTACCCTCCCCCCGCGCAGCCCTACCACCCCCCGAGCATCCAGGCGCTGTCGGAGGCGGAGCGACAAGCGTATGACGTCATCGTGCGCAGTATGGAACATTTGGCAGTCTACCTCAAGTTTTGTGGCAATG CGAATAACAGTACGGGTAGTCGTCTGTCTCGGCCGATGCAACGGAAGCTTGTGACGCTGTTGCAATGTGCTGTGACGGACGAGGAGGGGCGGGGGCGGGCGGCGAGGGCGGCCCGTTCTCTAGGGGAGAGGACCGTCACAGAACTAATACTGCAGCACCAG AACCCACAGCAGCTGAGCGCCAACCTGTGGGCGGCGGTGCGCGCGCGCGGCTGCCAGTTTCTGGGCCCCGCGATGCAGGAGGAGGTCCTCAAACTGGTGTTGTTAGCGCTCGAGGACGGCTCCGCCCTCTCTAGAAAG GTTTTAGTGATGTTTGTAGTCCAAAGATTAGAGCCTCACTTCCCGCAGGCTTCCAAAACTAGTATAGGTCACGTTGTCCAGCTCTTGTACAGAGCTTCTTGTTTTAAg GTTTCAAAACGCGAGTGCGACTCATCGCTAATGCAGTTGAAAGAGGAGTTTCGCACATACGAGTCACTGAGGCGAGAACACGACGCCCAAATAGTCCAAATAGCAACCGAAGCCGGTCTGAGAATAGCCCCCGATCAATGGAGCGCGTTGTTGTACGGTGATACGACGCACAAGAGCCACATGCAGAGTATAATAGACAAGTTGCAGACGCCACAAAGTTTCGCGCAGTCAGTTCAGGAGTTGTTCATAGCGCTGCAGAGGACTGGGGACCCAGCCCAGCTGGGGATCATGAGCAGACATTTGGATAGGCTTGCCAGCATCGACGCAAGTCCAG ACGCAAAGAGTCCCCAGTGGAAGCAGTTGGCGGACGTGATGGATTCCCTGAAGGAGGTGGTCTCCGGGCTCATACACTATCTGCAGCAACAGAGCTGCCGGGACGCCAACCACAACCAGAAGGAACGCGCGGAGCCATCTA ACCAGCCGTCGCCGCAGACTGCGGCGTCGACGCCCACCCACACCAAATATAAGGTGTCGATGTGTCGCGACGCGGCCACGCGGTCCTTCTGCCCCCGAGGCAACACCTGCACCTTCGCGCATTCGGAGGAGGAACTCGAGAG GTACAGAGCTATCCCGGCCGCGAACCAGACAAACGGCAACTACCCGTTCATGCCGCCGCTGCCGGCGACCATGCCGCTGCCGCCCGCCATGACGCAGCTGCCGCTGCCGCCCCCCACCATGTTTCCCAGATTTCCCATGCCCCCCCACCATTTGGACAACTACAATGTGCCAC CCATGCCGACGTTGCCGACACAGCCGCTGCCCGACATGCTGCCCAAAGAGTACCCGCCGGACACGTCTCACACTGTCGATGGCGTCATTACTCCTAG CAACTACCCGACGCCCCTCATACACAACGCGCAAATTAACATTAACCAGAACGGTATAATGATACCGGTCGCAGAGCGCCCGTTCTACGGGCGATATAACAAAATGGTGGTCGACGCGAGCTTGCCAAAGCTGGGCTGGACGCAGTGCCCCGTGTACCCCGTGCAGGGCTACCAGATAGAGAATATGCCGCAGAACCTTTTCGTGCCCGTCAAACATGAACCACAGAGGAACGCTAGCCCATACTCTAACGTGCATT CGGCACCTTCCGAAGACTACCTCCTGTCAGACTACCGGATAAAACCGAGTTTCCCCGCGGTGCCGCCGGAGCGCAGAGCTGACTGGCCGCCCAATAGTAACGAC atattttcaaTGAGGCACACTGTACCGCATTGCTCGTCAACCTCCGAGGAT